Genomic DNA from Phyllopteryx taeniolatus isolate TA_2022b chromosome 10, UOR_Ptae_1.2, whole genome shotgun sequence:
actgtgaggctgacgctctaaccggtcgttaCCGTGCCGCACCACTCACACGTCAAAAACTAAAAACTCTCTGACATgtcaaacattatttttatttttttaaatatattttagtttttgttggaTACGATGTTTTGTACTGGATTACATTAGAGTGTGGAGGTGTGCATATTAACTTATCCAGCAAGTGTGCTGTAGATAAGAATCATCTTTGTCCAACCATTCACATACATAAATGTATGAACTGCTAATTAAAATATTGGTTCACTTCAGTCTAATTGCTTTATTATTCTTTTAGAACTAATGAGACACTATTTAGTAAAAGTGCAGCTAACGGTTGAATTTTTCTTTCATGAAGGTATATGAAGATGTCAACATTTTCCTGATGTCACCTTTTTCAACAAGTGTCTTTGAAGCTATCTCAAAGGCTTTAAATGAGAAATGTCAATCAATTGAAAAATTATCAGTTCTACTGAAGGACCTAACATTTGGTAAGTCAACAAGGAAAGCCTTAAAGGTCCCCTCCCATCATTTTACCTaaatgtaaatgagctttgctctgattcgATCACCCATCTACCCCAATTTATgtggaaaacagcttggctctgattggtccatatcacaGGGTCTTCTAGCATCTAAACAGAAGCTTACTCCATAGGGGAGGTCAAGCATTCATAGCGGCGTCGTGTCCTTCAATGCAACGTTCAGACTCTCATCCCTCGCAAAGCTTTCTTCTGCTGTGAGCGGCTACGTCCAGCACGACAACTCTCCCCGGCTGGTtcctttgattatttttttttattttatttttttccccctccttcttcttcttcccagtTCTACTCCCCATTCTACActccactctaattcatccaaaagtgttctatatggttgaggtcaggattgtgcaggccagtcaggttcatccacatcaaattcTCTAATCTGTGTCTTTATGAActttgatttgtgcactgatgcacagacatgttggaacaggaaggggccatctccaaattgtttttacaacattggaaatgtccaaattattaacccctgagctccagtgaaaggaactctgaatgcttcagcataccaagagaaccgcatagatgtcaaacttaaaccatgccacagactcattttgacctatgttatgcataaaacagtagaaaaaaaatattctgatgGGATGGGACCTGTCAGAAGTATCCAGCATTTGTGATTTATGCAATATTTCCTGCTCAGCTTGTTTCATCTGATTTACTTTCTTTTCCTGCCTTCTGATAGAGCCTAAAATGTGTCTGCAGCCTTTTCGCAAAAATAGGGTGATGACAAACCAATGTCAACCATTAGGAGTCAAAGGGCTCCTGTACGCTGATGCACTCAGGTTTGGGCCTATGTTACAGAACTCCATGAGGGCCAGTTCTTTCGTCAAAGGTTTTCAGGTGTTTAGAGCTAGACTTACCTTTCAGTCGCTGACAGGATTCCTCATCCCCCAGCTCCCAGGAGTGCAGATGGATAAAATTCCTGTACAGAATAGCTCTGTTGGGACTGTCATCTCTTCATTAAGCCATAACTCTGAACAGCAAGAAATAGAAATATGTTGTGAGGAGAAATGCAAACCAGAGACTGTGGTTGTTCCTGCAAAATGCCAACCAGCGACTGTGATTGTTCCTCTAAAATGCCAACCAGAGAATGAGTTTGTTTCTGCTGCCCTCACTAAGAGCCCTAAGGTCATTACCGACCCAACTCTGACTTTTTTTCGTGGGCCCGGGGATGTTGTATATgtgcaacacaaaaaacaaacatccaccCAACTACTGCACTTCCTACGAGCAAAACCCATAACCGTAGAGGCAATGGAGGTCTCTTTCATTGAGCTAAGCAAGTGCTCATCACAGCTCATGCGGCCCTCTGTGGAAACACAAGGTACTCCTATCAGGCATGCGTCACATGAGCAGATTGATGCCGCAGCTCCAGAAACACTGCTCACAGATACAGTAAACCAAGCTCCTGTTTTCAGGGTCAAACGGGCCGAGCCAAATGGCTCGCTTACATATGCTTGTGTAATTGCAACCAAGACTGAATTGTGGGATTTCAGAGATGTTGATACAGTTGTCACAGCAGAAGGGGCCCAAGGAAAAGCCAATATCTGGTGCTCTGACAACAAAGATTGGCAAAGTGAAAAGTCTGAGGACGACAAGGCCTGCATGACTAAACCCCTAACACTCCTGTGTGAAAATTCtgaaaatgaatataaatattCAGATTCTGCAAAAAAGCCCCAAACAGAGTCTCCAAACATTCCACAATTCCAGGTACGAAGATTTGAGGAACCCGAGGTTGTTGTGTCTCATATTGTGAGTCCAAGCAACTTCTACATTCAGCATGCAGACTCCATCGCTAAGATGCAGGCGCTTGTTACTGGGTAAGTTATTTCATCCTCATCTGCTTTTTCATAGGTTTTTACAGCCCTCGCTGATTCCGTGATCACATTTTCAGAACTTAAGAGGCACTTATCCTTATTATTCATTACTGTTCTTTCTaggaattcccccccccccctatttttttttatttcttttttttttttaatattccatGTGTTTCTGATTGCTATTGCTTTATTCCCCTCTTCATCTTGAAGCAGCTGGGAACCCAGTAGTTCATATGCTGAGCAGAACTGCATTCCAGACATCGGAGCCCATGTAATAGCCTGGTTCCCTAAGCAAGAACAAGGGTGCAGGGCTCAGGTGACAAAGATATGTGGCGTGAGCACAGGTGGGtctgtgtatttgtgttgaAGTTTTATAGAGGTAACCACGAGGTCAGGTATGGGCAAGTGGCAGACGACCACGCTCGCTCCTGCAAGTACGTAGGTGAATGTCATGTGAATAAAATCTAATTTATAAAGACGCAAGTCACACACAGTGGGAGATTAAAAATAGGATAAGCGGAGCAGCCGGTGAGAAAGACTGCAAGGGAATGCGCACATGGCatggcatttatttttgtttttttaattttaccttTATTTAGCCAGGTTCAcctcattgagattaaaaatcTCTTTTACAAGAGTGTCCTGGTCAGGACAGGTGACAAACACATAAAACAGGTGTGACAGGACAAGCTAAAATCCTTCAGACAAACAATGTCGTGTGTTGGCCACGTCTGCAAGTGCACCGGTCCGACAGAGCGGCACTGGAGGGTCGGCACACATAGTTATCACCCCAGTTACACTACCTGTCATTGAGGGGTTCGAAGGTGATGCATAAACAGACCCAGGTGCTCATATTTACAAGAACAGGCCATTTGAAGTGTTGAATACATCATTGAAATTGGTGTCTTTGCATGACATGACCTATGTGTTCGCTATTGTTCATATATGTTACAGTGTTGTTCTGAAGAATAGTTAGCACTCTTTCAGACATTTGAGTCTGTTCATTAcagtaaaataatgaaaagaatGATTCACCCGTAACGGAAATGCATATAGTCTTTGAATATAACTTGGTGTAatatagtacagtacattagAAATTATTAATGCTTTAATTTTCTTGCAttttctatgaaaaaaaaaaatcaactcttCTAGTGGTAGGTTGCATTAGTGTTCATGTTCACAGTCTGGTCCTCCGGGGGTATGGATATACCATCTGGTCCTTAGTGATGGTCAAAGTTGCCCATCCTTGCTCTAGGTGGTAGCAGCGTCTTGTCTCACTTGTCTGTGGCCTGCTGGTTGAGACTCCCTCATGCATTCTGGCTCTTTGTCACAAGATGATGCCACTGACGGAGCCAAGGGTGAGACTTCCATCAAGGTGGAGGTGAGGAGGCTGGATCACGGCGACACCGATTGTGTATCACTGTGTAACCTCACGGAGATGAGCCCAGAAATGTGCAACTTACCACTACAGTCAATGAAAGTCTCACTGGCAAATGTGAGTAGCtcctttttaataatttttactGCAATGTCGCCTCCATGATGTTCCACTTGCATGGAAAAAAGCCCCAAGACTGTTTTGAGGCCACATGTGTGAACTGATGCGTTTGTTATTTCTACATGTGGTTCTATCAACAGCATTGAGGTGTAAAATAAGGCTGCAATCACTTTTTGCGACCAACAGTGTCTCAGATGAAAGAAAATTTGCCAATGCTCAATCTGTCCCACATGCTGGGGGCAGAAATTCAGCAAGCAAAACAGCTCACAAAATGACAGCTTCAACCTCATCCAGTGAACTTGACCTAGTACTCTTCATGCAACTGATCTTTAGGTCTGTgccgtttttattttattattaaatgttttttacaaggccaagaaaataaaaaaacgggaGCCGCGCTGCCTCATCCAGGAGACTTCTGAAAAGGCAGCATCTGTAATATTTATGCACTATATTTATAAAAGGGTTTTATGCCACGATAAATAGGGTTTTATGCCACGGACAGGGTGGGACTTTCTCCATAAATATTTTGCCACCACAAGTACTTCCGGGACCCACAGTCACCATGGCGTCAGGGTTAGATTTTTGTAAACACTATCTGCCAGTCAACGTTACGGCATGATTCCGAATTAAAATTGAAACGGTTCAAGTTTCAGTGAACAAAAAGCACCACTGTCGCTcattgatgtgtgcctttatatatttttttatgtgtgccttTGTGTGAGGCTTCTATAGAATTAGCCCGTGAGAACAAAAGCCGCACAGCACGGGGCGCCGCTGAGCAAAGCATAGGGCAAAATGAAAAGCAACAAGGAGAACTTTTCTGATCTTGTAAACATTATGCcaacaaaaatattgcaaaacatTGCCTATTCTATTTTTGAGCTTGTGGATGATCAAAGCCTGGTTTAGAAGTCACAAAGAGTATAGCCACGCTATCAAGACATGTAAGTATGACCtaactcctttcaactctggATCTCCATGCTTTTCCCAGTGTACGTACGGTCCCAAATTTTAAACCCAGTCGTATGCAGGATGGGCATATTCGATTGCTACTGGTGTAAGCTTGAGTTAAATAAAACAGTGGCTCTTGTTTGGTTGCTGGCTTCACCCAAATGATcagtttttgatttattttacattccTTAGTCATATATATATTAGCCTTCCACTAACAaagtgcaaaatcctcttttaAATACGGGATACAAGTTCAGTACGACAAACCCGGCTGGCTGCAGTCCCTAATCAAGTGGCTGGCCTCACAGGTTATAAACGCCTTGCTACTTGAAATCACCAcgaaaggaggaaaaaagaagaCGATGTTGTGTTGATGTAGTTTGCTTAAAGATGTTGAAGTGTCAATGGTTGTGTCATCTCTTGTAGTTTTGACCAAAGGATGAGTGGGCTGTATGAGCTATCATTAATAGCTATGCGAGCTATGCATCAGACGATCGGTCCATATTGAACTTAAGTATTGACGTGGTGAAGTGAATGAGTTTGCTTTAATGATACGACTCAACTTTTTCGGTGAAATATTTGGTGTGCCTATAGTGAGTTGTAAATTATCCAGTCATTTTGCATAGAGATAAACGGAAAGGAAGAGGCCACCCCGCCTCCATCAGTCTTTAAATCCGGAAGTGCATGGAATAACTTCCATTCATGTCAGAGGAGAAACTCATTCAGTTACTCATAGATCACTTAGGGTTACTCACAGACTGCCACTGGTCTGCGGACCATACTTGAAGAAATACTGTTTGTGAGTATTGGCATTTTGTCTACAGGATTAGTTACACTCTTATCCATCACCAAAGATAGCTACTGGGAAACCACTAAAAATGCTTCTCTCCATGTTTTTGGCTATTTCCTCCACTTCAGGTTATTCCAATAAATGGGACAGACTGGTCTGAGGAAGCAGTGGATTGGTTTAGAGCGATGGTGCACAACCGGATGTTCTACGCCCGAATTTACACACATGGGCCTGGCTTGTCAGTCGAGCTTTACTTTGAAAAGGGGAAACTTGGAGCTATGAGGTACTTGCCAATAAAAATTGGCCAGGTAAtcaattaaaagtatgtgaTTATTTGATTTCTAAGTGAATGGAAAAGCAAAAATTTATGTTGACAGTCTAACTGATTCCTGATGATGTGTGTCTACAGTACTGTGCAAGTGTCTTGGTTTTAAAAATACTGCACTATTACATAAACGAttactacacacacactcatacgacggctgaaataagtatttaagacatcacaatttttctcactatatatatttccaaaggtgcttattgacatgaaaatttcaccagatgttgggaacaacccaagtaacccatacatacaaagaaagtagaaggaACATGTGACTTATGGGTTTTTCTAGTTGCTCAAATGTTGCCTTTCGATTGATTGCTGAAACATTAGACAGTGTtcatttttggctttgggtttcacctgtgaaaactgcatttgctgttaaacaaacatgaagaccagagagctgtctatgggagaaaatcCAACCaatttgaagctgagagaagagggaaaattgatCAGAGCTATTACACAAACTGGGCATAGCcagtacaacaatttggaatgtcctgaaaaagaaagaaactactggtgtactcaGCAAGAGACATCGAACAGGTTGACCAAGGGTCTCAATAGCAGTTGATGATAGAAACATTGTGaaagctgtgaagaaacacccaaaaacaacagtcagtgacatcactgccaaccttcaCAGAGcgggggtgaaggtatcacaatccactgtttgaagatgactttgagagaagaaatatacaggccataccacaagatgcacaccactcatcagcaaaaagaatcggaaggccagtttggattttgcaaagaagtacagagatgagccacaaaagttttatggactgatgcgaccaagattaacctctcccaaagtgatggaaaaggcaaagtatggagaaacaaaggatctgcttatgatgcATAACACACAAGGTCATCTGTGAAACGTGGTGGAGGTAATATCAtagcttgggcttgcatggctgcttctggaacaggctcactaatcttaattgatgatgtaactcatgatggtggcagcagaatgaattctgaagtctacaaaaccattttctctggcaattacacaaaaaaaatgcatccaaacaaatgatccaaaacacactgccaacacaaagaaaaaaaaaccaaatgtcttcaatatacaacaaaaacaaagaaattgaccttgccgttccaatacttttggagggggtgtgtgtttctgtggagGGGGggtgtacatatactgtatgtacagtgcagtgaaaaagtgtttgcccccttctcaaattcttaaatCTTTACATAGTTTCTCCACtctaagatcatcaaacaaagtCAATATCAGacatataacccaagtgaactcaaaatgctgtttttaaatggtgatttcgtttattcaggaaaaaaaacttaaaagttacctggccctgtttgaaaaagtaattacccccttgttgaatcatgaattatttgtggctaatcacaatttttggttaattttcactgatcacacccaagcctgattacgtCCAGACCTTTTCAATCAACAAATatcttaaacagaatctgtgcCAACAAAATCAaatcggacaaaagatctaaaaaagcacCCACAAAAggacacaatccaaagaaattccagaagtccggaaataaaataattgacatcaGTCTGAAAAgagttacaaaagccatttctaaagctttaggattccagtgaaccatagggagagccattatcctcacatggagaaagcaaggaacagtggtgaaccttcccaggagtggcgggcctacaaagattaccccaagagagcaacaatga
This window encodes:
- the LOC133485221 gene encoding uncharacterized protein LOC133485221; this encodes MTKHTSVYYPAAVRECPRYQVAFRHTRLRKKMNSLSTMTPQLLLLNGQQHHSHAANKLQILSKVLLLEATRNKLVKELRIITNKVYEDVNIFLMSPFSTSVFEAISKALNEKCQSIEKLSVLLKDLTFEPKMCLQPFRKNRVMTNQCQPLGVKGLLYADALRFGPMLQNSMRASSFVKGFQVFRARLTFQSLTGFLIPQLPGVQMDKIPVQNSSVGTVISSLSHNSEQQEIEICCEEKCKPETVVVPAKCQPATVIVPLKCQPENEFVSAALTKSPKVITDPTLTFFRGPGDVVYVQHKKQTSTQLLHFLRAKPITVEAMEVSFIELSKCSSQLMRPSVETQGTPIRHASHEQIDAAAPETLLTDTVNQAPVFRVKRAEPNGSLTYACVIATKTELWDFRDVDTVVTAEGAQGKANIWCSDNKDWQSEKSEDDKACMTKPLTLLCENSENEYKYSDSAKKPQTESPNIPQFQVRRFEEPEVVVSHIVSPSNFYIQHADSIAKMQALVTGSWEPSSSYAEQNCIPDIGAHVIAWFPKQEQGCRAQVTKICGVSTDDATDGAKGETSIKVEVRRLDHGDTDCVSLCNLTEMSPEMCNLPLQSMKVSLANVIPINGTDWSEEAVDWFRAMVHNRMFYARIYTHGPGLSVELYFEKGKLGAMRRGPPLSLRLAHNGHAKHSKLKNISLPKNNHVRVQLRKQDSDWEKYLISCYTQRKYYWLSLPQICGCEYLRCCWVLYFSALESKMNWGSFYAVISGVNRHSTGIGRIWLSVIFIFRIFVLVVAAESVWGDEKSGFTCNTQQPGCNSVCYDQFFPISHIRLWALQLILVSTPALLVAMHVAHRRHIEKKILKRAGRNSPKELEHIKNQKFQITGGLWWTYMISIVFRILFEVAFLYIFYMIYPGFRMVRLVKCDSYPCPNTVDCFVSRPTEKTIFTVFMLAVSGVCVLLNLAELVYLVGRACKRFFRRSEEESKMDWMSQKLSSYKMRPIS